The following proteins come from a genomic window of Paenibacillus swuensis:
- a CDS encoding acyltransferase: protein MSTSKARIDELVLLRAMAFLAIVLQHCIGEFIYRPETLPHDGIMLGMLFHFTRFGTPTFIFISGLLFFYNYYHSLNYGSFIRKRVMDIYVPFVIWTIVYFTLSQGVLWFIQGESWLLFLKELFIPSNAYHLWFIVMIFQFYLLFPMFRGIVRFGQRLWERHGAEMAGKAALNTMIVFGVLFLGYLYLSYDIFPRIHASTDQGWLQWLIEHRMLYFISHAFYFVSGAVIALYLSQWRDLVRKSSAWNPFIFALLYVWMGYRLLSHSTDTMNLYVSTYLKPSTFLLIVSQMLIMYGMSLKLAETRSLLQRLFRWIGTYSFGGFLAHPLAIWALAPLTRPDRWVGNHLGVTALFYIGVLALSLGLSYGVSKLPFGSWIMGPTGAKRALRPAKGTSQPVQDAPVTLS from the coding sequence ATGAGTACGAGCAAAGCAAGGATTGACGAGCTCGTCCTGCTTCGGGCGATGGCGTTCCTGGCGATTGTGCTACAGCACTGTATCGGGGAGTTTATTTATCGTCCTGAAACCTTGCCGCACGATGGAATTATGTTGGGAATGCTGTTCCATTTCACCCGATTCGGGACGCCGACATTCATATTTATTTCCGGATTGCTCTTTTTCTACAATTATTACCATAGCCTCAACTACGGTTCATTTATACGCAAAAGGGTTATGGACATCTATGTTCCGTTTGTCATATGGACGATCGTCTATTTTACACTATCACAGGGGGTTCTGTGGTTTATACAAGGCGAAAGCTGGCTTCTGTTTCTGAAGGAGCTCTTCATTCCGTCCAATGCGTATCACCTTTGGTTTATTGTGATGATCTTTCAGTTTTACTTGTTGTTCCCGATGTTTCGGGGAATTGTACGCTTCGGACAGCGGCTGTGGGAGCGACATGGAGCGGAGATGGCGGGTAAGGCCGCACTGAATACCATGATCGTCTTCGGCGTACTGTTTTTGGGATATCTATATTTATCTTATGATATTTTCCCGCGGATTCATGCATCTACTGACCAAGGTTGGCTTCAATGGCTGATTGAACATCGCATGTTATATTTCATCTCCCATGCCTTTTACTTTGTTTCGGGAGCTGTGATTGCGCTCTATTTATCGCAGTGGCGCGACTTGGTGCGTAAATCATCCGCCTGGAATCCGTTCATTTTCGCGCTATTGTACGTGTGGATGGGGTATCGTCTGTTGTCTCATTCCACGGATACGATGAATTTATATGTGTCCACCTATTTGAAACCTTCTACGTTCCTGTTGATTGTCTCGCAGATGCTGATTATGTATGGAATGAGCCTGAAGCTTGCGGAAACACGCTCCTTGCTTCAGCGCCTGTTCCGGTGGATCGGCACGTATTCGTTCGGCGGCTTTCTGGCTCATCCGTTGGCGATATGGGCATTAGCTCCGTTGACGAGGCCGGATCGATGGGTAGGTAATCATCTGGGCGTGACCGCGCTGTTTTATATTGGGGTATTGGCTTTATCGCTTGGTTTGTCCTACGGTGTATCCAAGTTGCCTTTCGGGAGCTGGATCATGGGTCCGACCGGAGCAAAGCGGGCCTTGCGCCCGGCCAAGGGAACTTCACAACCTGTGCAAGATGCGCCTGTGACCCTGAGTTGA
- a CDS encoding transposase — translation MSTHVVTFDQFKRKYHDEASCLPILISAKWPNGYRCPRCACVEAHIITTRRLPLYECRNCKYQASLLVGTIMQGSRTLLHKWFQALFLIANPSSSINAVELASVIQVTYKTAWLILHKLRHAIQQGDAQQLLTGLVEVISAEYNPCNFHIKGFKTIRNEQPFVGGASLNFYGEVSYVKLKHVFMPKHHPNKELSYWDYSNFIETHVSSSVRVPFIHYGSKKYNACDTINIICDSVPVRINERYYGVSDKHLQSYLDEVSYRINYSLKPNRAVSKLFRLFIDTPAVTYKQLISRKPMCLHVQVA, via the coding sequence GTGTCTACTCATGTAGTAACTTTCGATCAATTTAAGCGCAAGTATCATGATGAGGCTTCATGTCTGCCCATCCTGATCTCAGCCAAGTGGCCCAACGGTTACCGCTGTCCACGGTGCGCTTGCGTTGAAGCCCATATTATCACTACACGTCGGCTGCCTCTGTATGAATGCCGCAACTGCAAGTATCAAGCTTCTCTTCTCGTAGGGACGATTATGCAAGGAAGTCGTACTTTACTTCATAAGTGGTTTCAAGCTTTATTTCTCATTGCTAACCCTTCCTCTTCAATTAACGCCGTAGAATTAGCCTCTGTCATTCAAGTCACGTATAAGACGGCCTGGTTAATCCTACACAAACTTCGCCATGCCATTCAGCAAGGAGATGCGCAGCAGCTACTCACAGGCCTTGTCGAAGTGATTTCAGCTGAGTACAACCCGTGCAATTTTCATATTAAAGGCTTTAAGACGATCCGGAACGAGCAGCCATTTGTTGGGGGAGCTTCTCTTAACTTCTATGGTGAGGTTTCCTATGTCAAGCTGAAGCATGTTTTTATGCCGAAGCATCATCCGAACAAAGAGCTTAGCTATTGGGATTATTCCAACTTCATTGAGACTCATGTAAGTAGTTCTGTCCGAGTTCCTTTTATTCATTACGGTTCCAAAAAGTATAACGCATGCGACACAATAAATATCATTTGTGATTCTGTTCCTGTTAGAATAAACGAGCGATATTACGGAGTAAGCGACAAGCATTTACAATCGTATCTGGATGAAGTATCCTATCGCATTAATTATTCACTGAAACCAAACCGTGCGGTGTCGAAGTTATTTCGGCTGTTCATAGATACACCTGCTGTTACTTATAAACAACTCATTTCACGCAAACCGATGTGCTTACATGTACAGGTTGCCTGA
- a CDS encoding cation:dicarboxylate symporter family transporter — MKKYGLAIQIVIGLVLGIIVGAIFFGNDQLPKYLGPIGDIFIRLIKMIVVPIVISTLIVGVAGVGDFKRLGKIGGKTILYFEIVTTVAILVGLLAANIFQPGAGIDRTTLTESDISKYVDTAAETQSHGFADTFVNIVPKNVFDALARGDMLAIIFFSVLFGLGVAAIGEKGKPVLSFFQGVAEAMFWVTNQVMKFAPFGVFALIGVTVSTFGLSSLIPLGKLAILVYATMAFFILVVLGLVARMVGIRITNIFRILRDEILLAYSTASSETVLPKIIEKMEKFGCPKAVTSFVVPTGYSFNLDGSTLYQALASVFIAQLYGIHLSWYEQLTLVLVLMVTSKGIAGVPGVSFVVLLATLGTVGLPVEGLALIAGIDRILDMARTVVNVFGNALAAVVISKWEGVYDHEKGKAYLAELKQA, encoded by the coding sequence ATGAAGAAATACGGTTTAGCGATTCAGATTGTCATTGGCTTGGTGCTTGGTATTATTGTGGGCGCTATTTTCTTTGGCAATGATCAGTTGCCCAAATATTTGGGACCCATCGGGGATATTTTCATTCGTTTGATCAAAATGATCGTCGTTCCCATCGTCATCTCCACATTGATCGTCGGGGTGGCCGGTGTAGGCGACTTTAAGAGGTTAGGCAAAATTGGCGGTAAAACCATTCTCTACTTCGAAATTGTTACAACCGTCGCGATTCTTGTCGGATTGCTGGCCGCGAATATTTTTCAACCGGGCGCGGGGATTGACCGTACCACATTAACGGAATCGGATATTTCCAAATATGTGGATACGGCCGCTGAGACGCAAAGTCACGGATTCGCGGATACGTTCGTCAACATTGTGCCGAAGAACGTGTTTGATGCGCTGGCTCGCGGCGACATGCTGGCAATCATCTTCTTCTCCGTATTATTCGGATTAGGCGTTGCGGCGATTGGGGAGAAAGGCAAGCCTGTGCTGAGCTTCTTCCAGGGCGTGGCGGAAGCGATGTTCTGGGTGACGAATCAGGTGATGAAGTTCGCGCCGTTCGGCGTATTCGCTCTGATTGGGGTAACGGTATCGACTTTCGGTCTGAGTTCGTTAATTCCGCTAGGTAAGCTGGCGATTCTTGTTTATGCGACCATGGCTTTCTTTATCCTTGTTGTGTTGGGCTTGGTTGCGCGGATGGTCGGAATTCGAATTACGAATATCTTCCGGATCTTGCGGGATGAAATTCTGCTCGCTTACTCAACGGCATCTTCAGAAACGGTATTGCCGAAGATTATTGAGAAAATGGAGAAATTCGGCTGTCCGAAGGCGGTTACTTCTTTCGTGGTGCCGACAGGCTACTCGTTTAATTTGGACGGCTCCACCTTGTATCAAGCGTTGGCTTCGGTGTTTATAGCTCAATTGTACGGTATTCACTTGTCTTGGTACGAGCAGTTGACACTGGTGTTGGTGCTGATGGTTACGTCCAAAGGGATCGCCGGCGTACCGGGTGTATCCTTCGTCGTCTTGCTGGCGACATTGGGTACGGTCGGGTTGCCGGTGGAAGGTCTGGCTCTGATTGCCGGAATCGACCGCATCCTGGACATGGCGCGTACGGTCGTGAACGTGTTCGGGAACGCGTTGGCCGCGGTTGTTATCTCCAAGTGGGAAGGCGTCTACGACCATGAGAAAGGCAAGGCTTATTTGGCTGAGTTAAAGCAAGCTTAA
- a CDS encoding sodium-dependent transporter yields MKSSANKPTLELNNTSKETFSSAGFILSAIGSSVGLGNMWKFPYITGLYGGAAFFLLFTICLVVIGLPILLAELTIGRGSRGNASSAFTILSGHKYWSYFGGLGVLAAFVIMAFYTVVAGWTMHYAVQSFTGKLFSGGDFGAQFENFNATLQPVGWQIVVMIISVFVVAKGISGGIEKFNKVLIPGLIIILLVLMVRALSLPGAGAGVEFFLKPDFSKLTVESALVALGHAFFSLSLGMGTMLTYGAYVEKRQSLGTATLAVGFGDLLYALVAGLIIFPTSFAFGIPSSAGPGLVFVALPAAFDAMWMGEFFGGLFFILLAIAALTSAISILEVPVAFVMDKFRTTRAKAASSVGALCLVFGIPAALSLYGPLSGFLPGGKSIFDWMDFLGSYVLLPLGGLVVTLFTGYVWKHAGQEAGLTSGWYKLWMFLLRYIAPFLVIAVFIYSIYSNL; encoded by the coding sequence ATGAAATCATCTGCAAACAAACCTACTCTTGAACTGAATAATACCAGTAAGGAAACATTCTCCTCCGCCGGGTTTATTCTGTCCGCGATCGGCAGCTCGGTCGGCTTGGGCAACATGTGGAAATTCCCATATATTACGGGGCTTTACGGCGGCGCGGCGTTCTTCCTGCTGTTCACCATTTGCTTGGTTGTGATCGGGCTTCCTATTTTGCTGGCGGAATTGACCATTGGTCGGGGAAGCCGGGGCAACGCTTCGTCCGCATTCACCATTTTGTCGGGACATAAATATTGGAGCTACTTCGGAGGGCTCGGCGTACTGGCCGCATTCGTCATTATGGCGTTCTATACTGTTGTGGCGGGTTGGACAATGCATTATGCGGTTCAATCGTTTACCGGTAAGCTGTTTTCCGGGGGCGATTTCGGCGCGCAGTTCGAGAATTTTAACGCAACACTTCAGCCTGTAGGCTGGCAAATCGTTGTCATGATTATTTCGGTATTCGTCGTGGCCAAAGGGATCTCCGGCGGTATCGAGAAATTTAACAAAGTCTTGATCCCGGGTCTGATTATCATCCTGTTAGTGTTGATGGTACGCGCTTTGTCCTTACCGGGTGCCGGAGCGGGCGTAGAGTTCTTCCTGAAGCCGGACTTCTCCAAATTAACGGTGGAATCCGCGCTGGTGGCGCTGGGACATGCGTTCTTCTCGCTTTCTTTGGGGATGGGAACCATGTTAACTTACGGGGCTTATGTGGAAAAAAGACAATCGCTCGGCACAGCCACCCTGGCTGTCGGCTTCGGCGATTTGCTGTACGCGCTGGTAGCGGGTCTGATTATCTTTCCTACCTCATTCGCGTTCGGCATCCCTTCATCCGCAGGTCCCGGGCTTGTGTTCGTTGCCTTGCCGGCGGCTTTTGACGCGATGTGGATGGGTGAGTTTTTCGGCGGCTTGTTCTTCATTCTGCTCGCGATTGCGGCGCTGACTTCCGCGATTTCGATTCTGGAAGTGCCGGTGGCCTTCGTTATGGACAAGTTCAGAACAACCCGCGCCAAGGCGGCATCCTCGGTCGGAGCTTTATGTCTTGTGTTCGGCATTCCCGCCGCGCTGTCCTTGTACGGACCGCTTAGCGGTTTTTTGCCGGGGGGCAAGAGCATCTTCGACTGGATGGATTTCCTGGGATCCTACGTACTGTTGCCGCTGGGCGGTCTGGTGGTGACTCTGTTTACGGGATATGTCTGGAAGCATGCGGGTCAGGAAGCGGGCTTAACCTCAGGTTGGTATAAGCTGTGGATGTTCCTCCTTCGTTATATTGCGCCGTTCCTGGTCATTGCTGTGTTCATTTATTCGATCTACTCCAATCTGTAG
- a CDS encoding coiled-coil domain-containing protein, translated as MEDTLKLMLYEITLLRKQAEHTNQRLEGMNSHLEGMDSRLDDVNLRLEGMDSRLEGVDSRLEVMNSRLEVMDTRLGDMDSRFDTVDERLESMDRRMDRVDFRLEALDVKLDQFHIENIEADNKLMAGLQSVNDRLDFHRKKLIENEEEIHLIKRQLKQQ; from the coding sequence ATGGAAGATACATTGAAGCTCATGCTCTATGAAATAACTTTACTGCGCAAACAAGCAGAGCATACGAATCAACGCTTAGAGGGAATGAATTCACACTTAGAGGGAATGGATTCACGCTTAGACGATGTGAATTTGCGCTTAGAGGGAATGGATTCGCGATTAGAAGGAGTGGATTCGCGCTTAGAAGTTATGAATTCACGCTTAGAAGTTATGGATACACGATTAGGGGATATGGATTCGCGTTTTGACACCGTTGATGAGCGCTTGGAAAGCATGGATCGGCGCATGGATCGTGTGGATTTCCGATTGGAGGCTTTGGACGTGAAACTGGACCAATTTCACATAGAAAACATCGAAGCGGATAACAAGTTGATGGCAGGTTTGCAGAGCGTCAACGACAGGCTGGATTTCCACCGCAAGAAGTTGATCGAGAACGAGGAAGAAATTCATCTGATCAAGCGGCAACTTAAACAGCAATAG
- a CDS encoding polysaccharide deacetylase family protein, which translates to MAVITVFMITSFAEKSPVFSGKNNAISEDQAKNLNNSGNNSIPPPVKPAPEPKPESESSVEPENVTKPDPPDAKPETPTETESQGETESKPVPDPTDKSELENAVIPVKKPDPKPPVPVHPQVQEDRKKFVALTFDDGPDGKYTSAVMDILDEYKVKGTFFVVGQQAIKFPEVIQRMKNEGHSIGNHTFSHVNMPKQSIEEMKEQITKTDEAIKDATGETPTLFRAPYGSANAQVKETVSQMSKTLVPWSVDTRDWAGTSVAGMMGHLKKEISPGGIVLMHSFGGKNGDLNNTLQALPLIIEYLQNNGYTLVTTEVLLAAKG; encoded by the coding sequence TTGGCTGTAATTACAGTGTTTATGATTACTAGTTTTGCAGAGAAGAGTCCCGTATTTTCAGGAAAGAATAACGCAATCAGTGAGGACCAAGCAAAGAATCTGAACAACTCGGGCAACAACAGTATTCCGCCCCCTGTGAAACCAGCACCAGAGCCCAAGCCAGAATCGGAATCGAGTGTGGAACCAGAGAACGTAACCAAGCCTGATCCCCCCGATGCCAAGCCGGAAACCCCAACCGAAACGGAAAGCCAAGGGGAAACCGAATCCAAGCCTGTACCTGACCCGACAGACAAGTCAGAGTTAGAGAATGCCGTTATTCCCGTTAAAAAACCGGATCCCAAGCCGCCTGTGCCTGTTCATCCGCAAGTCCAAGAGGACCGCAAGAAGTTTGTAGCCCTTACCTTTGACGATGGACCTGACGGGAAATACACTTCCGCGGTTATGGATATTTTGGACGAATATAAGGTAAAAGGGACGTTCTTCGTTGTCGGACAACAGGCGATTAAATTTCCTGAAGTGATCCAACGCATGAAGAATGAGGGTCATTCCATCGGCAATCATACCTTCAGTCATGTGAATATGCCCAAACAAAGCATTGAAGAGATGAAAGAACAAATTACCAAGACCGATGAAGCCATCAAGGATGCGACGGGGGAGACTCCCACCTTGTTCCGGGCGCCTTACGGGTCTGCGAATGCTCAAGTAAAGGAAACCGTCAGCCAAATGAGCAAAACACTCGTACCCTGGAGCGTCGATACGCGGGATTGGGCCGGAACATCGGTTGCCGGCATGATGGGGCATCTGAAGAAAGAGATATCGCCTGGCGGCATTGTATTGATGCATAGTTTTGGCGGTAAGAACGGAGACCTCAACAACACGTTGCAAGCCTTACCCCTGATCATCGAATATTTGCAAAATAACGGCTATACCCTTGTAACCACCGAAGTATTGCTAGCGGCTAAGGGATAA
- a CDS encoding family 43 glycosylhydrolase: MTWDNTRHWLDTDGKPLHAHGGGFWQENGYYYWFGENRERRNKVSVYRSRDLAQWEFRRHIITLDSPFEPVYFQTDPEMDPHGAAAAGTGSGCIVERPKVIRNPLTGRYVLWAHWENGQDYTGARALIASCDTIDGEYVYHGSFNPIGHMSRDCTLFVDDDGSAYFISAARDNADLHMYRLSEDYLSIAEHVKTLWPSQYREAPAVMKSENVYFMVTSGCTGWPPNQGTYAYAVGSLLGPWTSQQNLGGVTTWDTQPTCILPIRGSETTTYLYVGDRWDPAEYGNSAYVMLPLRFPTDTSMELDWQEHVVLDVGTGAARHMPKHTDVVIARAGRQEMLHRMKCHGLDTYLAPAETFPKSGSNVVQRVLSYASGQLYWIVAVVEEERVVLVHADSGLALQPASAEAEAPVLLAERTNASEQQWECIELGGGWAKLVNAQSKLALTYRREEGSVLVVTEEVPGNQARWGWGSAYGHPDPQAFAVVPVYDRMRSN, translated from the coding sequence ATGACCTGGGACAATACAAGGCACTGGCTGGATACTGACGGAAAACCGTTGCACGCGCACGGAGGCGGATTCTGGCAGGAAAACGGGTATTATTACTGGTTTGGTGAAAATCGGGAGAGACGCAATAAAGTATCCGTTTATCGTTCCCGTGACTTGGCGCAATGGGAATTCCGGAGGCATATTATCACATTGGACTCGCCGTTTGAACCTGTATATTTCCAGACGGATCCAGAGATGGATCCGCATGGAGCAGCGGCGGCGGGAACAGGCAGCGGGTGTATTGTGGAACGGCCCAAAGTGATTCGCAATCCGCTCACCGGGCGTTATGTGCTGTGGGCGCATTGGGAAAACGGGCAGGATTATACCGGCGCCCGCGCGCTTATTGCAAGCTGCGACACCATCGACGGGGAGTACGTGTACCACGGGAGCTTCAACCCGATCGGACATATGTCGCGAGACTGCACACTGTTCGTGGACGATGACGGCAGCGCATACTTCATCTCGGCGGCGCGGGACAATGCGGATTTGCATATGTACCGTCTGTCCGAGGACTATTTAAGCATTGCGGAGCACGTGAAGACGTTGTGGCCCTCCCAGTACCGGGAGGCGCCGGCCGTCATGAAGAGTGAGAATGTCTACTTTATGGTTACATCCGGCTGCACGGGATGGCCACCGAATCAGGGGACGTATGCTTACGCGGTGGGGAGCCTGCTTGGACCGTGGACATCGCAACAGAACTTGGGCGGTGTGACGACTTGGGATACGCAACCGACCTGCATTCTGCCGATCCGGGGTTCGGAGACAACGACCTATCTTTATGTCGGAGATCGTTGGGATCCCGCCGAATACGGCAATTCGGCTTATGTGATGCTGCCTCTTCGCTTTCCCACGGACACTTCGATGGAGCTCGACTGGCAGGAGCATGTAGTGCTGGATGTGGGGACGGGTGCTGCCCGGCATATGCCCAAGCATACGGATGTCGTTATAGCACGGGCTGGGCGGCAAGAAATGCTGCATCGCATGAAATGTCATGGATTGGATACCTATTTGGCGCCGGCGGAGACTTTCCCGAAATCCGGATCGAATGTTGTACAGCGCGTGCTTTCCTATGCTTCTGGCCAACTTTATTGGATCGTGGCAGTCGTGGAGGAAGAGCGAGTCGTGCTGGTGCATGCGGACAGCGGATTAGCGCTTCAGCCGGCGTCCGCTGAGGCAGAAGCGCCGGTACTGCTAGCGGAGCGCACGAATGCTTCGGAGCAACAGTGGGAGTGTATCGAGCTTGGCGGTGGATGGGCGAAGCTGGTGAACGCGCAGTCGAAGCTTGCGCTGACGTATCGGCGCGAAGAGGGCTCCGTGCTTGTCGTTACCGAGGAAGTTCCGGGCAACCAAGCCCGATGGGGCTGGGGTTCCGCTTACGGTCATCCCGACCCGCAAGCGTTCGCCGTCGTACCGGTCTATGATCGAATGCGCTCCAACTAG
- a CDS encoding serine/threonine-protein kinase yields MEFITDELIESVERELLPLLKVESIHPHEPVIIKFHPEGWEVLGTGNYAAVIAHRDNPEMVIKVYAEGRPGLADEVEVYRRLGNHPAFSTCYHSSDSYLIMKRMRGITLYNCVIKGIRIPRQAIQDIDEALYYARSRGLCPHDIHGKNVMLYEGRGKVLDVSDFLKEEYCRMWDDLKKGYDKYYEPFLHRFPMPIPGFMMDWVRRGYRLYKKRD; encoded by the coding sequence ATGGAATTTATTACAGATGAATTAATTGAATCTGTCGAGCGGGAGCTTCTCCCGTTACTGAAAGTGGAAAGTATACATCCGCATGAACCTGTAATTATCAAGTTCCATCCTGAAGGGTGGGAAGTGTTAGGTACGGGCAATTACGCAGCCGTGATCGCGCATAGAGACAATCCGGAGATGGTCATCAAGGTATACGCGGAGGGGCGTCCCGGCCTTGCGGATGAGGTGGAAGTGTATCGTCGGCTGGGCAATCATCCGGCGTTCTCGACATGCTACCATTCTTCGGATTCCTATTTAATTATGAAACGCATGAGAGGGATCACATTATATAATTGTGTCATTAAAGGCATTCGCATACCGCGACAGGCGATTCAGGATATCGATGAGGCATTATACTATGCCCGAAGCCGGGGGCTGTGCCCGCATGATATTCACGGCAAAAATGTGATGTTATATGAAGGACGCGGCAAGGTGCTGGATGTGTCGGACTTTCTGAAGGAGGAATATTGCCGGATGTGGGATGACCTGAAGAAGGGATATGACAAATATTATGAACCGTTTCTACACCGGTTTCCGATGCCGATTCCCGGCTTTATGATGGATTGGGTGCGGAGAGGATATCGACTATATAAGAAGCGGGATTGA
- a CDS encoding sensor histidine kinase, translated as MRSLRTRIMLNFGVIIVAIVLTLSILFLTAVRQYYFGGARQALEERAEVYSALYSKYLGNQPLVEKSRYILENMNEEEGFTTTQIVDPSGRLVVDSNGFSGDQLPLTGDLAAALKGKPHMWTGVTELGEEVIAVAYPLKEAGQTVGAIRYMTSIERLNTAVRNLTWMTTAVALTVILLSMTGSYLLAVRMIRPVQELTKAAKTMARGDFRHRAVIRHEDEIGQLAFSMNHMAEEIERNERLKNDFIASVSHELRTPLTSIQGWSETLAEGDLQDKEELTTGLTVISRESLRLSGLVEDLLDFSKLQAQSITIYRERLDLRRMMDEIGQQYAVKRSRGGVRLEIDYAEEPLWVSGDENRLRQVLINVMDNAIKFAKTEGGFIRLEGTTEHQEVILKVIDNGTGIAPGDLPYVTRKFYKGDTKRSGSGIGLALSQEIVQVHGGAMELQSLLGEGTTVTIRLPKAQ; from the coding sequence ATGAGAAGTTTACGAACGCGTATTATGCTTAATTTCGGCGTCATCATCGTTGCTATCGTTCTGACCTTGAGCATCCTGTTTCTGACCGCGGTAAGGCAGTACTATTTCGGCGGCGCTCGTCAGGCTCTGGAAGAACGCGCCGAAGTTTATTCCGCCTTGTATAGTAAGTATCTCGGAAACCAGCCGCTGGTGGAGAAGTCCAGATATATCCTTGAGAATATGAATGAGGAAGAAGGCTTTACGACGACTCAGATTGTGGATCCCTCCGGTCGGCTGGTGGTGGATTCCAACGGTTTCAGCGGGGATCAGCTGCCGTTAACGGGCGACTTAGCCGCTGCGTTGAAGGGGAAGCCTCACATGTGGACAGGCGTGACGGAACTTGGCGAGGAAGTCATCGCGGTAGCCTATCCGTTGAAAGAAGCGGGACAGACCGTGGGCGCCATCCGTTACATGACGTCTATAGAGCGGTTAAATACAGCCGTTCGAAATCTGACGTGGATGACGACAGCCGTCGCGCTTACCGTCATCTTGCTCTCCATGACCGGAAGTTATTTATTGGCGGTCCGTATGATTCGTCCTGTACAGGAGCTCACGAAAGCGGCTAAGACGATGGCCCGGGGGGATTTCCGGCATCGCGCGGTCATTAGACATGAAGATGAAATCGGTCAGTTAGCTTTTTCTATGAACCATATGGCTGAAGAAATTGAGCGTAACGAGCGTCTGAAGAATGATTTCATCGCTTCCGTTTCCCATGAACTGCGTACGCCCCTCACTTCCATCCAAGGATGGAGTGAAACCCTGGCGGAAGGTGACTTGCAGGATAAAGAGGAATTGACTACAGGGTTAACCGTTATCTCGCGTGAAAGCTTGCGGTTATCGGGATTGGTTGAGGATCTGTTGGATTTCTCCAAGCTGCAGGCCCAATCCATCACGATATACAGAGAAAGGCTGGACCTCCGGCGGATGATGGATGAGATCGGACAACAATATGCGGTAAAGCGGAGCCGGGGTGGTGTGCGGCTGGAGATCGATTATGCCGAAGAGCCCCTGTGGGTTTCCGGGGACGAGAACCGGCTGCGGCAGGTGCTGATCAACGTCATGGACAATGCCATCAAATTTGCGAAGACGGAAGGAGGCTTTATTCGTCTCGAAGGAACAACCGAACACCAAGAAGTCATCTTAAAGGTCATCGATAACGGCACCGGGATTGCTCCGGGCGACTTACCGTACGTAACCCGAAAGTTCTATAAAGGGGATACCAAACGCTCCGGCAGCGGCATCGGGTTGGCGCTTTCCCAAGAGATTGTTCAGGTGCACGGGGGGGCCATGGAACTCCAGAGCCTGCTAGGCGAGGGGACCACCGTTACCATTCGATTGCCTAAAGCGCAATAA
- a CDS encoding response regulator transcription factor: MKVLLLEDEESIRGFIRINLKRQGMEVIEADTGEEALVKAGLEGDIQIALLDVMLPTISGFEVCEQLRLQYPRMGIIMLTARSQEADKIRGLELGADDYVHKPFSPGELVARMKALSRRMNIEEMPDREPETGLGPIRFVPEERKLLKHEEEIQLTPTEYAIVKLLLERSNKSVSRDDILTEVWGRHYVGDLKIVDVNIRRLRQKIEEDPSNPVYIHTVWGYGYIWKRDSQP, encoded by the coding sequence TTGAAGGTGCTGCTTCTGGAGGATGAAGAATCCATTCGCGGGTTCATTCGAATTAATTTGAAGCGTCAGGGTATGGAAGTCATTGAAGCGGACACGGGTGAGGAAGCGCTCGTAAAAGCGGGGCTTGAGGGCGATATCCAGATCGCGCTGCTGGATGTAATGCTGCCGACGATCAGCGGTTTCGAAGTATGTGAACAGCTGCGCCTCCAGTATCCCCGCATGGGCATTATTATGCTGACCGCCCGGTCGCAGGAGGCCGATAAAATCCGCGGGTTGGAGCTTGGCGCCGACGATTATGTGCATAAGCCTTTCTCTCCCGGTGAACTGGTAGCCCGTATGAAAGCCTTAAGCCGGAGAATGAACATAGAAGAAATGCCGGATCGCGAACCCGAAACGGGTCTCGGTCCCATTCGGTTTGTACCCGAAGAACGTAAACTGCTAAAGCATGAAGAGGAAATTCAACTGACACCCACTGAATACGCTATCGTCAAACTCTTATTGGAGCGGAGCAACAAAAGTGTCAGTCGCGATGACATCCTGACGGAAGTATGGGGCAGGCATTATGTCGGTGATCTGAAGATCGTGGACGTCAACATAAGAAGATTGCGTCAGAAGATTGAAGAAGACCCCTCCAATCCGGTATATATTCACACGGTCTGGGGATATGGTTACATATGGAAGAGAGACAGCCAGCCATGA